A genomic stretch from Centroberyx gerrardi isolate f3 chromosome 10, fCenGer3.hap1.cur.20231027, whole genome shotgun sequence includes:
- the grb14 gene encoding growth factor receptor-bound protein 14 isoform X1, whose translation MSDMNNTLDDIHTSGSLGEKAEIFQSGKGNVSGFPSPALIPLRAPLLPPNAQKTRTTLCKGNRSNKEGEESLASPVPNPFPELIPSTVSPLVSECLLPWTKSSATQVIKVYNEDNTSRAVEVPSDITARDICQLFVLKNHCIDDHSWTLFEHLSHLGIERTIEDHESVMEVLSGWGMDKDSRLYFRKNYAKYEFFKKPLDFFPDHMVSISSETNGMMNHSQLIQTFLNSSTCPEIHGHLHAREQGRKSWKKFYFVLRRSGLYFSNKGTSKEPRHLQFIAEFSDSDVYTLLSAKKLHGAPTDYGFCVKSTKCNSARDLKLLCADDEQTRTCWVTAMRLLKYGMQLYQNFIQPHQKQKASPMRSISENSLVAMDFSGQKSRVIENPSEALSVAVEEGLSWRRKSCHRLSSHGSPSTSQSSMSNIALHLAQPWFHSKLSRDEAHRLITQQGLIDGVFLLRDSQSNPKTFVLSLCHMQRIKHFQILPVDDDGELFYSLDDDHTRFTDLIQLVEFYQLNRGVLPCKLKHHCARIAL comes from the exons ATGAGTGATATGAATAACACACTGGACGATATACACACTTCTGGAAGCCTcggagagaaagcagagattTTTCAGAGTGGTAAGGGTAATGTGAGTGGCTTTCCCAGCCCAGCCCTCATCCCTTTACGTGCTCCTTTACTACCACCAAATGCCCAGAAGACCAGGACTACTCTCTGCAAGGGGAATAG GAGCaataaagagggagaggagtcaCTGGCTTCCCCTGTTCCAAACCCTTTTCCTGAACTCATTCCCTCAACCGTCTCCCCCCTCGTCTCTGAATGTTTATTACCATGGACCAAAAGCAGTGCAACTCAG GTAATCAAAGTGTACAATGAGGACAACACCAGCAGAGCAGTAGAGGttcccagtgacatcactgccCGGGACATATGCCAACTGTTTGTCTTGAAGAACCATTGCATTGATGACCATAGCTGGACTCTTTTCGAACACCTCTCCCATCTGGGCATAG AGAGAACCATTGAAGACCACGAGTCTGTTATGGAGGTGCTATCAGGCTGGGGGATGGACAAAGACAGCCGGCTGTATTTTAGGAAGAACTATGCTAAATATGAATTCTTCAAGAAACCCCTG GATTTTTTCCCCGATCACATGGTCTCCATATCCAGTGAAACCAATGGGATGATGAATCACTCTCAGCTTATACAG ACCTTTCTAAACTCCAGCACTTGTCCAGAGATCCACGGACACCTCCATGCCAGAGAGCAAGGCAGGAAGTCCTGGAAGAAGTTCTACTTTGTCTTGAGGAGGTCAGGGCTCTATTTCTCCAATAAGGGAACTTCCAAG GAACCGAGGCATCTCCAGTTTATTGCCGAGTTCAGTGACAGTGATGTCTACACCCTGTTGTCAGCCAAAAAATTACATGGAGCGCCTACAGATTATGGCTTCTGTGTCAAG tcaACAAAGTGTAATTCAGCCCGAGACCTGAAACTGCTTTGTGCGGATGATGAGCAGACCAGGACCTGTTGGGTCACTGCCATGCGCCTGTTAAAG TATGGGATGCAACTGTACCAAAACTTCATTCAGCCACACCAGAAACAGAAAGCTTCACCAATG AGAAGCATCTCGGAGAACTCACTGGTGGCCATGGACTTTTCTGGCCAAAAGAGCCGGGTGATTGAGAACCCGTCTGAGGCGCTGTCTGTGGCTGTGGAGGAGGGCCTGTCATGGAGG AGGAAAAGCTGCCACCGTCTGAGCTCCCATGGGAGCCCCTCCACATCACAGAGCTCAATGTCAAACATAG CTCTCCACTTGGCCCAGCCCTGGTTCCACAGCAAACTGTCTCGGGATGAGGCTCACCGCCTAATCACTCAGCAGGGTCTAATTGATGG aGTATTTCTTCTGAGGGACAGCCAAAGCAACCCTAAGACATTCGTACTGTCACTGTGCCACATGCAGAGAATCAAACACTTTCAGATCTTACCT GTGGATGATGACGGGGAGTTGTTCTACAGCCTGGACGACGATCACACTCGGTTCACTGACTTGATCCAGCTGGTGGAGTTTTACCAGCTAAACCGTGGGGTGCTGCCCTGCAAGCTCAAACACCACTGTGCCCGGATCGCCCTATGA
- the grb14 gene encoding growth factor receptor-bound protein 14 isoform X2 — MFLCFSQKPSFAMLCTQPYIGCRACPNSQLCLAPNRGVIKVYNEDNTSRAVEVPSDITARDICQLFVLKNHCIDDHSWTLFEHLSHLGIERTIEDHESVMEVLSGWGMDKDSRLYFRKNYAKYEFFKKPLDFFPDHMVSISSETNGMMNHSQLIQTFLNSSTCPEIHGHLHAREQGRKSWKKFYFVLRRSGLYFSNKGTSKEPRHLQFIAEFSDSDVYTLLSAKKLHGAPTDYGFCVKSTKCNSARDLKLLCADDEQTRTCWVTAMRLLKYGMQLYQNFIQPHQKQKASPMRSISENSLVAMDFSGQKSRVIENPSEALSVAVEEGLSWRRKSCHRLSSHGSPSTSQSSMSNIALHLAQPWFHSKLSRDEAHRLITQQGLIDGVFLLRDSQSNPKTFVLSLCHMQRIKHFQILPVDDDGELFYSLDDDHTRFTDLIQLVEFYQLNRGVLPCKLKHHCARIAL; from the exons atgtttttatgtttctcACAAAAGCCCTCTTTTGCAATGCTGTGCACTCAGCCCTATATAGGCTGCAGAGCTTGCCCAAATTCACAACTCTGCCTGGCTCCAAATAGGGGG GTAATCAAAGTGTACAATGAGGACAACACCAGCAGAGCAGTAGAGGttcccagtgacatcactgccCGGGACATATGCCAACTGTTTGTCTTGAAGAACCATTGCATTGATGACCATAGCTGGACTCTTTTCGAACACCTCTCCCATCTGGGCATAG AGAGAACCATTGAAGACCACGAGTCTGTTATGGAGGTGCTATCAGGCTGGGGGATGGACAAAGACAGCCGGCTGTATTTTAGGAAGAACTATGCTAAATATGAATTCTTCAAGAAACCCCTG GATTTTTTCCCCGATCACATGGTCTCCATATCCAGTGAAACCAATGGGATGATGAATCACTCTCAGCTTATACAG ACCTTTCTAAACTCCAGCACTTGTCCAGAGATCCACGGACACCTCCATGCCAGAGAGCAAGGCAGGAAGTCCTGGAAGAAGTTCTACTTTGTCTTGAGGAGGTCAGGGCTCTATTTCTCCAATAAGGGAACTTCCAAG GAACCGAGGCATCTCCAGTTTATTGCCGAGTTCAGTGACAGTGATGTCTACACCCTGTTGTCAGCCAAAAAATTACATGGAGCGCCTACAGATTATGGCTTCTGTGTCAAG tcaACAAAGTGTAATTCAGCCCGAGACCTGAAACTGCTTTGTGCGGATGATGAGCAGACCAGGACCTGTTGGGTCACTGCCATGCGCCTGTTAAAG TATGGGATGCAACTGTACCAAAACTTCATTCAGCCACACCAGAAACAGAAAGCTTCACCAATG AGAAGCATCTCGGAGAACTCACTGGTGGCCATGGACTTTTCTGGCCAAAAGAGCCGGGTGATTGAGAACCCGTCTGAGGCGCTGTCTGTGGCTGTGGAGGAGGGCCTGTCATGGAGG AGGAAAAGCTGCCACCGTCTGAGCTCCCATGGGAGCCCCTCCACATCACAGAGCTCAATGTCAAACATAG CTCTCCACTTGGCCCAGCCCTGGTTCCACAGCAAACTGTCTCGGGATGAGGCTCACCGCCTAATCACTCAGCAGGGTCTAATTGATGG aGTATTTCTTCTGAGGGACAGCCAAAGCAACCCTAAGACATTCGTACTGTCACTGTGCCACATGCAGAGAATCAAACACTTTCAGATCTTACCT GTGGATGATGACGGGGAGTTGTTCTACAGCCTGGACGACGATCACACTCGGTTCACTGACTTGATCCAGCTGGTGGAGTTTTACCAGCTAAACCGTGGGGTGCTGCCCTGCAAGCTCAAACACCACTGTGCCCGGATCGCCCTATGA